The Gasterosteus aculeatus chromosome 18, fGasAcu3.hap1.1, whole genome shotgun sequence genome segment tttttttctggCTGGTTTCACACTCGCTTTGGAGGCTGTGGCTGTGCAATAGAAGCTTCATCTAATACAGTTTCATCCACATCAACGGCTGCCGGATTGACGGAAACGGCCCAGAAATTGCCCTTCTGGTTCTGGACTGCTGAACACAATCGAGCGCAGCAAAGCACGGCGATGTGCTTAGTGAGGGTCACGTGAGGAACAGGTGAGCTgcgagggaggggaggtgttttttttactgctgtcaatcaactctaagtgtgtgtgttttgcatgtgCACTGATTCCACGGgaaagtgttgttgttgttgtcacactGCAGCCTCTAAATAGACATTGTTCAATGTCTAGGCAAAATGCATCCATCTCTTTGTGTGCTGGGCCTCCcattcagacccccccccccctaaacacAGCTATTCTCTTCTCAGTGACAGTAATGAAGCACTGATGCTTCCCTCTACAGGACTTATAGGTCAGCATTTTAGTTGGAAACTTCAACTTCTCACTTTTAAAGCTTTTCAGGTGCACGAAGCTAAATTTAAACTAAATCCGTGGGTGACAGTGACAAACGTGCTGTGTGCATCTTTGGGGGGCGGTTTCACTTTCAGCAGTGCAGCCTCCACACTTCTCAGGCATTTTATAACTTATGTGCATAACAGATAACCTTTTAGAGAGCATGTAACCAGATACATAATAAGATggcaaaattaaaatgtatatctTAGGAATAAAGCTTGATGAAGAGTTTTGACCACCTGGGAGGCAGCTGACCAAGCAGTGAATACATTATTTACTTTCACTTATTCGTGTATTCATTATCTTCCACTGTGAGAGCTGTGTTTCTGGCCACATTATGCATTGTCCAACAGATACACTCTCAGTTCAGATTTGTTCTACATCAACTCCTAAAAGAAGAGATGTTCACCAGCTGGTTCCTCACTTTGCTTTGGTGCTGCGTAGGCAGCGGGCGCCACGGAGAGGAAAGAATATGCGAGTGTTTACCTGTAAATCAGAACCTCGTCATCGGAGCAGTTGTACTGGAGCTGGTACATCTTCACCTTGGGGGACGATTTGCTCACCGTCCACTTGACCAGGGCTGAGACGGCCGTCACCTCAGAGACGGACACGGTCCTCTCCGGCGGGCTACTGGGAACGCCTTTGCTGATCCTGGTGGTCCCTGTGATATCGGAGAGACGGGACTTTGGCGGCGCCGGCTGCCCGGTGCCGTTGCTGAGGTGGGGCAGCTGAACGATGGACACCTCTACGGTGGCGGTGGACTCGCCGGCCACGTTGGCCGCTATGCAGGTGAAGGTTCCGTAGTCCTTGGACGTGGTGATGGTGATGCTCAGGGTTCCGTTGCTGTACACTGCGGTCCGGGACGAGTTGCCAAGCAGACGATCCTCAGGGGAGATCCAGTGGATGGTGGGCAAAGGGTCTCCGATTGCTTCGCACCTGAGGCCGGCGGTCTGGCCCTCCAGGACCAGCATTCTGTGGGTGTGCTGAGTAATGAGAGGGGGCTGACACacaaactcctcctccttcacgttCCAAAAGTAGCGGCCCTTCAGGGTCGGAGGGGAGGCACAGGTTTCCAGGTCGTCGTCTCTCTCGAGCCGCCTCAGCCACAGCATCTCGCAATTGCAGTGCAACGGGTTTCCGCCTATACTGAGGGACAGCTGGGGTGCGTAGGGAGTAGTCAGCATCATTGAGTCCTGGGCGCGGGCAAAGATGGGGTCCGGGGGAAGCTTCTGCAAGCGATTGGAGGTCAGGTCCAATCTCGCCAGCCTGTCAAGGTCCGTGAAGGTGCCCTCTGGAATGAAGTCCAGCAAGTTGTGGTCGAGACTCAGCTGGTGCAGGTTTACCATCTGGCGGACAGAGTGCCAGGGCAGAGACACCAGGTTGTTGTAGGAGAGATCCACGTCCTCCAAGGAAGGTGCCAAGTCCTCAAAGGCCTTGTCGTGGATGCGTCCAAGTTGGTTGTTGTTAACGATGAGGTGCTGCAGGTTGACCAGGCCTCTCAGGTCATCGGGGCCAAGCTCGGTCAAGCGGTTGTTGTCCAGATGAAGAGAGCGCAGAGTTTCTAAGTCGCCAAAGGAGAAGGGCTGAATGTAGCTGATGGTGTTCCTGGAGAGGGTCAGGTCCACCAGGTCGGTCATATTGGCAAAGTCCTGCTGAGTAATGCGGAGGATGTAGTTGCCTCCCAGCCGGAGCTCCACCGTGCTGCGGTCAATGTCCGGAGGCACAAAAAGAAGGCCTTTGGCGGGACACAGCGTCCCCAGGGATTCGGACAGATTCTGGCATACACAGTACTTGGGGCATGCACAGGTGGTCATCACTGTGGCTCCCAGGACCAGCAGGCAGTAGATGATGTGGTCCATGGTAGAGTCATACATGGGAACCTGGgtgagaaacagaaaaacaaagagggatGAGTTCAAAGTCAGtttttgtatccttttcatCTGTATCATCAGTCatactctctgctgtcctgataTTCTCCAGTACTGCGTAGCCCCCCGTGACTAAAGCGCCAGATCAGAAGCAGAACTGTGCTGGCTCAGCTTTAAAGCGCCCAGGGGGATGCAGCTGGTTAACAGGAAACccggaggggggtggggggaataTTACAGCCATACTGTATGTTACTGCATTCGCAAGTTGGAATCTTTGTGCGGCGGGCCAAATATATGAGCGTATAAATAGCAATTTCTCTAAGAAATCACATATTGATGTGCAGGAAGAAAGTGGCGTGAATCGTGTTACCAAAGGACGTATAAAGCATCAAGATAGTGAAATTCTACTCAAAACAACATCTTTTCTACAATGAACGGCATAGATTTTGTATTATCGGCCCCCGGGGACCCTGAAACAGCCACTATCTGCGACGTCATGTGACCGACATCCCTTTCCTCCGGGTGGATCGGTCATTCGGGTGTTGATAATTGTGCAATCCCGATGCAGTCCTTTGATGGGGGAATAAATACAGTGCTCAGAGACGAGGGGTGAGCTGTAATAGCCGGCCGCCGGCGGGACTGTGGTGATAAGCGGTGTTTTTATGGGATTTATGTCATAAATTAACATATCTCAGTAGTCAAATGAAACCGGGGCATTGCAGCCTACTACGTTTGCGACAGCCTCCCCCCTCGTTAGCCCACTTTTACTGGAGAGACAACGACACACCTGCTGTTCTATTtatgcatttctcttttttttttactggccaTAACGTCTGTGACACACGGTGTAATAACTCCGATTTACACTTCATTTCATGCAGCGCCATTATTCAATGGTATTATTCGGGACACAGATGCAgatgaaacaaaataaacagaagGCTGTCCCAAATGAACTGAGATTATCCCCTCTTTCATCGCTGCCTCACACCCACACGTGGatgcacacatctgcacactcGCACAGATGgttgcacacacccacactcaaATGTCCCAACGCGATCCACCTCTGAGCGACTCAAACTGCACGCGAGGTTCTCTGCAAAGACCGCCTGGTACGATGAGCGCGAGGATCTAATGGTGAGGAGCACATAGACTAGGTCTTGGTGCATTTTGGAACAAGGGTCGAGCGTCGTGCTAAACAGCTGATGCAAAACTAATAATGTCAAACGGAGATAACGTCTTTTTTACCGTGTTACCGCAAACTGCATATCTGTGGGAAACCAGGAGGGGCTGCTAGAAGGCTGAAGAAACTGATCCTCCCAGTTTAATATCTGTGCGTATCCGATATGCGACTATTAAATAAATGAGTAGTTTCCTGTGAAGATgtgaggtttattttgaaaaaaaatagtaaGTGTAAATCGGAGATCACACATTTTGATGTCTCTGAAtcaatattagatgaagaaaggGAAATGTAGTACCCAAGGACGCCAAAGCCATCAACCTGTTCACATACGTCGTGTGCCATTGATCGGGTGTTTGGCCCCCAAACCTTCAGCGTGGACTGTAGGACACGCTGCGAATGACCTGCAGGTGCTTCAGAATGCGCTGTCAGGGCCTGAGGAGCGACGCCAACGGGGAGCGGAGCGCCGAGGAGGCGTGTTCGGTGAATCATCGCTCGGCGGAGGACGGATTGGCGCGGAGGTCGGGGAGGTAGCAAAACGAGATCTCTCCCGACAAGCAGgggtgc includes the following:
- the lrfn2b gene encoding leucine-rich repeat and fibronectin type-III domain-containing protein 2, producing the protein MYDSTMDHIIYCLLVLGATVMTTCACPKYCVCQNLSESLGTLCPAKGLLFVPPDIDRSTVELRLGGNYILRITQQDFANMTDLVDLTLSRNTISYIQPFSFGDLETLRSLHLDNNRLTELGPDDLRGLVNLQHLIVNNNQLGRIHDKAFEDLAPSLEDVDLSYNNLVSLPWHSVRQMVNLHQLSLDHNLLDFIPEGTFTDLDRLARLDLTSNRLQKLPPDPIFARAQDSMMLTTPYAPQLSLSIGGNPLHCNCEMLWLRRLERDDDLETCASPPTLKGRYFWNVKEEEFVCQPPLITQHTHRMLVLEGQTAGLRCEAIGDPLPTIHWISPEDRLLGNSSRTAVYSNGTLSITITTSKDYGTFTCIAANVAGESTATVEVSIVQLPHLSNGTGQPAPPKSRLSDITGTTRISKGVPSSPPERTVSVSEVTAVSALVKWTVSKSSPKVKMYQLQYNCSDDEVLIYRMIPASSKAFLVTNLVSGTRYDLCVLAAWDDTATTLTATNVVGCTHFITQDDYPQCQSLPSQLLGGTMILVVGGIIVATLLVFIVILMLRYKAADTEPPAGKLTSVIDTHSQTNGGRVGQNGLLMPPSQPEPRVKAKVALKDEVVEFKCGSLQSSLTSSSSSSGSVAGGQYSPNSTLANIWRSANSKPRSNLDHLLGALSQLELRGAQGRDPGGACGAAASAKKGRADKEPLLGRTLDSRLSRLLMLPLDSKPKRSQSFDMGDITGAGAAQLSGKSRRIGSIWTRRSLSVNGMLLQCDEEGDTGGSEGTIDGADWVMESTV